The Vicia villosa cultivar HV-30 ecotype Madison, WI linkage group LG1, Vvil1.0, whole genome shotgun sequence genome includes a region encoding these proteins:
- the LOC131647986 gene encoding protein FAR1-RELATED SEQUENCE 5-like gives MSQGYKIIHCLKGLHVTFFNRQTNHEVLYCDEEIKPKVGQIFDSLEDGDFFYKRYAHSVGFSVRCSSENKNKDGVIRWKYFVCSKEGYKPNVSKENEVSELGVKVKRRSLTREGCDAKVAFKLLEGGKYELTRFQESHTHALASPKKRQFLRSARKVNNIHKSIMFANSRANIGPSKTYHLLKEQLGGYENIGCTHRDLQNSFRDLKTLIKDSDAYVFIDNFKRKQEVNPSFYFAYEVDVEDRLKHVFWADGICRKNYFLFGDVMSFDTTYETNKYSMIFAPFTGVNHHRQSVTFGAAFLANEKADSFIWLFEKFLEAMGGNKPNLIITDQDPAMKIAIEKVFDSSAHRFCMWNIMKNVSEKVGVSLNSNEEFNNKFKSCVWGSDTSENFEASWKSIMIEFGLQKNEWLSHMYNIRNMWIPTYFRDIFLAGVLRTTSRSESENSFYGNFLNPTIGLVEFWMRFESAIEAQRHKELLADNTSLHSLPILKLDRGLERHGRDIYTRENFYIFQNELWIGCIDCGVENINQNDGVDVLHIIDNSVPNGKVSEVVYNVSDYSSTCSCNMFQSQGIPCRHILYVLRGKGLNEIPNKYILNRWTKMATNKSVFNVDGKDLEGLSETKNERQLISEVWDHLYMCMHMVGQCKEKLLPITNGFANIKKQLSEFEDDSLPTKTNELESFIGFDLSKEVKIHPPQISKTKGSGKRIKGGKEKAIEQQQKRSRLCKACGQYASHDTRNCPSKSSP, from the exons ATGTCTCAAGGATATAAAATCATTCATTGTCTCAAAG GTCTTCATGTTACCTTTTTCAATCGGCAG acAAATCATGAGGTTCTATATTGTGATGAAGAAATAAAGCCTAAGGTTGGACAAATTTTTGATTCACTCGAAGATGgtgattttttttacaaaagataTGCACATAGTGTTGGTTTTAGTGTGCGTTGTTCatcagaaaataaaaataaagatggtGTCATACGTTGGAAGTACTTTGTTTGCTCTAAAGAGGGTTACAAACCAAATGTATCAAAAGAGAACGAAGTGAGTGAATTGGGAGTTAAAGTCAAGAGGAGGAGTCTTACTAGAGAAGGATGTGATGCAAAAGTTGCTTTCAAGTTGTTAGAGGGAGGAAAATATGAGCTAACTCGATTTCAAGAGAGTCATACACATGCACTTGCCTCACCTAAAAAGAGACAATTTCTTAGATCTGCAAGAAAAGTGAATAATATTCATAAGAGTATAATGTTTGCAAATAGTAGAGCAAATATTGGTCCTTCAAAAACATACCATTTGTTGAAGGAACAACTAGGTGGTTATGAAAATATTGGGTGCACACACAGAGATCTACAAAATTCGTTTAGAGATTTAAAGACCTTAAtcaaagattcagatgcatatgtCTTCATTGATAACTTTAAAAGGAAGCAAGAAGTGAATCCCTCGTTTTATTTTGCATACGAGGTTGATGTTGAAGATCGACTGAAACACGTTTTCTGGGCAGATGGAATTTGTAGAAAAAATTACTTCTTATTTGGAGATGTAATGTCGTTCGACACTACAtatgaaacaaataaatattCCATGATATTTGCACCATTTACTGGAGTGAACCATCATAGACAGTCTGTTACTTTTGGAGCTGCCTTCTTAGCAAATGAGAAAGCTGATTCATTCATTTGGTTATTTGAAAAGTTTTTGGAAGCTATGGGGGGGAATAAACCAAATCTTATAATAACAGATCAAGACCCTGCCATGAAAATTGCAATTGAGAAGGTCTTTGATTCTTCTGCACATAGGTTTTGTATGTGGAACATCATGAAAAACGTTTCTGAAAAGGTGGGTGTTTCCTTGAATTCTAATGAGGAGTTCAATAATAAATTTAAGTCATGTGTTTGGGGATCAGACACTTCTGAAAATTTTGAAGCATCATGGAAATCCATCATGATTGAGTTTGgattgcaaaagaatgaatggttgTCACACATGTATAATATTCGAAATATGTGGATCCCGACTTACTTCAGAGATATATTTTTGGCTGGCGTATTGAGAACAACCTCAAGATCAGAGAGTGAAAATTCCTTCTATGGTAACTTTTTAAATCCTACTATTGGCTTGGTAGAGTTTTGGATGAGATTTGAGTCTGCTATAGAAGCTCAAAGGCATAAAGAGTTACTTGCTGATAATACTTCACTTCATTCTTTACCAATACTAAAATTAGACCGTGGATTAGAGAGGCATGGTAGGGATATTTACACTCGTGAAaacttttatatatttcaaaatgaattatggattggatgTATAGACTGCGGAGTagaaaatataaatcaaaatgaTGGTGTGGATGTTTTACACATAATTGATAATAGTGTGCCAAATGGTAAAGTAAGCGAGGTGGTTTATAATGTTTCTGATTATAGCTCGACTTGTTCGTGCAATATGTTTCAATCACAAGGCATACCATGTAGACACATACTCTATGTTTTAAGAGGAAAAGGTTTAAATGAAATACCGAACAAGTATATTCTAAATAGATGGACCAAAATGGCGACCAACAAGTCTGTTTTTAATGTTGATGGAAAGGACTTAGAAGGTTTGTCCGAAACAAAAAATGAGAGACAACTCATTTCAGAGGTATGGGATCATTTATATATGTGCATGCATATGGTTGGGCAGTGTAAGGAGAAGTTGCTTCCTATAACAAATGGATTTGCTaacattaaaaaacaattatctgaatttgaagatgattCTTTACCCACCAAAACAAATGAGCTAGAGTCTTTTATTGGTTTTGATCTTTCTAAAGAAGTGAAAATTCATCCCCCACAAATTTCAAAGACAAAAGGAAGTGGTAAACGAATTAAAGGAGGAAAAGAGAAGGCTATTGAACAACAACAGAAAAGATCCAGACTTTGTAAAGCATGTGGCCAATATGCATCTCATGACACTCGTAATTGTCCATCGAAATCATCTCCTTAA